CCTCCCACCGTCCCACCGGGTTCGCGAACGGGTTCTGGCCGATCAAAGTGGTGTCGGCGACGTGGACATTGAGGACCACCTTGCGACCCGGCACGGTGTCCACGACTTCTCCGGTGTCGGGGTCGGGGATGAGCAGGTCCAGGGCGAGGTCCTGCCTCGCGAGCTCGGCGGCGGCCTTCGATCGCCGCACATCCAGAGAACTGTCGTCACCGAGTCGGCCCAGGACTTCCGCGCGTCGGGCGACGGCGAGGTTCAGGTCGTGTCCGTCGGCAGCGTCGAGGAGGCCGTCGAGGTGGACCAGGCCGTGCTCGTCGACAGCGCTGATGTCGAAGTGCCGACCATCGGCAGCGGTCTGCCGGTCTGCTTCCGCGCGTTCGGGGTCGAACCGGATGACCGCTTCGGCGACCAGGCGTTCGAGTTGGGCCCAGCCGACGCCGGAGGCGTCCCAGAGCTGCCGGTCGACGTACGCGGCTGCCTCAGCCGAGAGGGGGTGGGTGAGGTCGGCGATCCGTTCGGCCCGCCACGGCGCCAACCGGCCCGAGGTGACGGCGTTGTAGACGTGGGGGAGTCGCCAGGCGCACTCGATCACCCGCCCGACATACGCCTTCCCGCCGTCCGGGGACCTGCCGAGGACCGCGACGAGTTCCATCAATCCGAACTCCGACACCAACGGTGCACCGGGCCCGGCGATCGGGATGCCGGTGTCGAGGTAGCCCTCGGTGATGGTCGCGACCCCCTCGGGGCCGGCGATCACGTGGTCGCTGGCCCATTCGACGATGCCGGACCACTCACGGACCAGGGAGGCTTCCCGGCCTTCGACCTCGGCGCGCAGCCCGGACAGCAGCGAGGCTGTCGAACGGGCGTCGGTGGCGAGATCCATGACTGGATTCTCCCACCTGCCCACGACACTTCACAGTGTCGCAAACCCGCCTGTGGACAGGCGAAACCCGATCCCGGGGGTGTGGAGAACCAACGTCACGATCGGTGACAGAAGTGCCTGACCAGCCGACCCGCGAACCGCAACCCGACCGCCGAACCCAGTCCCGTCCCCGCGTTCTCGTCGCTGCCTTTCGGAACGCAACCGCGCACCCGGCCGAAGCCCGAGCACAGCCCCAGGAAGACGACCGGGCAAAGAAGAACGACACCAGCCGATCCCGCCCACCGGACCGCAACCCGACCGACGGATCCAGCCCCGCGCCCGCCGTCCTCGTCGCTGCCTCTCCGAACCCAACCGGCCACGCACCCGCGGCCGGAAGACCCCCGCGACCCGGCCCCGGCCTCCGTCATCCAGCGAGCGGCCGTCACGGCGGTGCTCGCGGTCGCGGGTCCACCCCGGATCCGCCGGGTCGCCCCGAAGGCTCAGGTCGCCACCCGGTCCCGGGCGCCCTCCACGCCGGCGTGCTGGGCGCAGTTCGCGCAGCAGTAGATCGTCCCGGCCGCCTCGATGCCATGCCCCAGGATCCGGCAGTCGCAATGGGCGCAGACCGGGGCGATCAGGTGTGCGGCGCACTCGATGCTGTCGAAGGTGAGATGCGTGCCGTCCGCGGTCTCCACCGCGAACGTCTTGTCGTAGTCGTTCCCGCAGGTGCTGCAGGTTCCCATGGTTCCTCCTCGTCGGGTTGCGGTGCGGGCCTACGCCGTCGTCAGCGCGGGCCGATCGTCTGGGGGGCTGGCTTCCTGCCCCTCGGCGGCGTAGCGTCGTGGGCACCCAGGGGCTTCACGCGTCTCGCCATCCATGGTGTCTCCACCTTTGGTCGTACGACTCTCCAGGAAACCAGGCGATGCACGTGGCCGAGCGGCTGTCCGAATGCTCCATCACGTCCACAGGCGGGCCCGACGCCGCCACTCTCCTCGTCGAGGGCGATCTGGTCGTGACGACGACCGCCGTCCTGGAAGGAGCGGTCAACGTCTGCCTGCGCGGCCACCCGCGCAGGGTCGCGGTCGACCTGACCCGGGTGCGGTTCATGGACAGTGCGGGCATCACCGCCCTGTTGACCTGTCGGGGCCGGGCGGCCACCCAGCGCGCCCGGCTGGTCGTGACCCACCCCAGTCCTACTCTCGCCCGCGTGATGCGCCCCGAGATCCGTGCGCTGCTGACGGTCGATCCCGAAGCCGCGGTTGCGCCGCCGCCCGGGCCGCCGCCCGGGCCGCCGCCCGAGCCGCCGCCCGAGCCGACGGTGGGGCAGCGGAGGCTGCTCGCCTGCCTGTCCTGCGGGGCCACCACCGCGCATGTGCCCGGCCCCCGCACCCTCGGGGCGGACGGCGAGGTCATCGTCCAGTGGTGGAGCTGCACCGCCTGCGACGAGGGGAACACCCTCGTCGGGTGAGCCGTCCGGCGACCATACGACCATCCGTGGGCGGTACCCCGGCCACCGGGCGCTAGACCCAGCGCGAGAACCAGACCCGGTCCAGCCACTCGCTGTGCGTCAGCATCTGGTTGGTCCAGATCGGCCAGAACCAGGCGAAGTTCACCAGGGTGAGGACGACGAACGCCCCACTCACGATGACGCCCGCGGTACGCCGGGCTGAGGGTGCGCGCGAGGGCCCGATCAGCGCCCCGATGGCGAGGGTCAGGGCCAGCACGGTGAACGGCAGGATCGCGATCGCGTAGAAGAGGAAGATCGGCCGGTCGTCGTACATCATCCACGGCAGCCATGCGGACAGCGCGCCCACGACGGTCAGCCCGTAGCGCCAGTCGCGGGCGCCGATCCACATCACCACCGCGAACAGCAGCGCCACTACGCCGCCCCACCACAGCACGGGCGTGGGGAGGAGCAGCACCTGCTTGATGCAGTCGCTGCCGGCGGGCGCGTCGCAGCCCGGGGCGTCGGGCGAGATGTCGTTGGTGACCGCGACGCCGACCGGCCGGTTGATGAGCAGCCAGCTCGACGGCTTGGACTCGTAGAAGTGCGTGGAGCAGTTCAGGAAGTGGGTGTGGAAGGTGTAGACGTCCTGGTGGTAGTACCACAGCGAGCGCAGCGACTGCCACGCCTCACCCAGTCCGCTCGCGTCCTTCTCGGTCGCCGTCGGCCACTTCCTCGTCGTGTCGAGGTCGGTCGCGACGTAGGCGTCGTCGTCCTTCGCGCAGTGCCCCTGGCCGGTGTACTGCCGGTACTGCGTCGCGCTCAGGCTCTCCTCGTACTTGTCGGCGTGGGCCAGCCAGCCGCCCCAGGTGGCGATGTAGACGAGCAGCGCCACCACGACCAGGGACAGGAAGGCCGGGATGCCGTCGATGATCGCGCCCTTCACCAGCGCCCACCGGACGCCGAGCGAGCGGCGCGCGCCGGCGCTCCAGAGCCAGCACAGGACACCGAGCGCGGCGAGCGGGTAGAGCGCCGTCCACTTGGTGCCCACGGCCAGCCCGAAGCACCCGCCGGCCGCCAGCAGCCACGGACGGAACAGGACCAGCGGCCCCCATCCGGTCAATGCCACGCCGTCCGGCGTACGTCGGGCCCGCTTCGCCAGGCGCGCCCGGTGCCAGTCGCGGTCGGCCACCAGGCAGGACACGCCGCACAGCAGGAAGAGCGCCAAGAAGATGTCGAGCAGCGCCAGCCGGGAGAGCACGAAGTGCAGGCCGTCGAGCATGAGCAGGGCGCCGGCGATGCAGCCGAGCATCGTCGAGCCGGTCATCCGTCGCGCCAGGCGGCACATGACGAGCACCATCAGCGCGCCCGCGACGGCCGACGCGATCCGCCAGCCGAAGGGGTCCATCCCGAAGGCCTTCTCGCCGAGGGCGATCAGCCACTTGCCGACGTCGGGGTGCACGGCGAGCGACGGGTCTCCGGTCCACACCCCCTGGGTGTGGCCGGCGAGGATGTCGGCGTTGATGTCGGTCTTGGTGTTGCCGTCGGCGTCGCTCAGGTAGGTCTGGACGTAGCCGTTGTTGAGCAGTGACCAGGCGTCCTTGGCGTAGTACGTCTCGTCGAACGCGAAGCGGTGCGGGTTTCCGAGCCCGACCACGCGCAGCCCGAACGCCAGCAGCGTCAGCCCGATCGGCCCGAGCCAGCCGAGCAGCCGGTCGCGCCCCGAGAGCCGCCGGATCGGGCTGATCGCCCGCTCCACCGCCAGTGGCACCCGCCGGCCGAGCGCGGTGCGGGAGAGGCCGATGACGGTCACGGTGCCGAAGCCTACGTGCCGGTGATCGGGGTCAAGGGGCCTGCCACAGGGAGAGGGGGTCGTGTCGCGCGGCGACCTCGGAGAGATCCGGCGAGGCGTCACGACGGAATGCCAGGGACCACACACTCGTGTCGACGAGCAGCGACATCGGCGACCCGGTCAGTCGGCGAGGCCGAGCTTGCGGTCACGCGATCGCCGAGCCGCCTGGTGGTCGAACCCGGTGTCCCACTCGATGGTGCCGAAGAGGTCGACGATCGTGGCCCGTTCACGAACGGCGAGGTACTCCCGCAGCGCGATCGTGACCGCTTCCTTCTTGGTGCGCGCTCCGCTGGCTTCGAGGACGTCGATCAGCTGAGGGTCGAGGGCGAGATTCGTCGCCATGACACACCTCCTCACACATCGGTCTACACACGTTGCTACCCACATCGGGGAGGGGAGGGTGCGGGCTCGGGAGGGGGCGGCGCCGTGCGAGGATCGGGACGTGAGTGGAGTCCTGGTGCTGGCGGGTACGCCGATCGGCCAGGTCGGCGACGCGCCGCCGCGGCTCGCGGCCGAGCTGGCCACGGCCGACGTCGTCGCGGCCGAGGACACCCGCCGCCTGCGCCGCCTCGTGGCCGACCTCGGCATCGAGCTGGGCGGGCGGGTGGTGTCCTACTTCGAGGGCAACGAGGCCGCGCGCACGCCGTCCCTCGTCGAGGCGCTCGTCGCCGGCGAGCGGGTGGTGCTGGTGACCGACGCGGGGATGCCCAGCGTGTCCGACCCGGGCTACCGGCTCGTCGCCGCGGCCGTCGAGGCCGACATCCGGGTCACCGCCGTCCCCGGCCCGTCCGCGGTGCTGACCGCGCTCGCCGTGTCCGGGCTGCCGGTCGACCGGTTCTGCTTCGAGGGCTTCCTGCCGCGCAAGGCGGGGGAGCGCGGGCGCCGGCTCGCCGACCTGGCCGGGGAGCAGCGCACGATGGTCTTCTTCGAGGCGCCGCACCGCACCGCGGCCGCGCTCGCGGCGATGCGCGACGCGTTCGGCCCCGAGCGCGCCGCCGTGGTGTGCCGTGAGCTGACCAAGACCCACGAGGAGGTACGCCGTGACGGGCTCGCCGCCCTCGTCGACTGGGCCGCCCAGGGGGTCCGCGGCGAGGTGACGATCGTCGTCGCGGGCGCCGTCCCCGGAGCGGCGGTGGCGACCGACCCCGACAGCCTGCGCGCCGCGGTCGCGGAGCTCGAGGAGTCCGGCATGCGACGCAAGGAGGCGATCGCGGTGGTGGCCGGGCAGGCTGGACTCCCCAAACGCGACGTCTACCAGGTGGTGCACATCGATGGCTGAGCCGACGGCACGGATCACGACGGTCGAGCGGGACGGACTGGTCTTCGACGTCCTCGACGCCGGCCCGATCGACGGCGAGCCGATCCTGCTCCTGCACGGGTTCCCCGAGCGGGCGACGTCCTGGCGTCTGGTGGCTCCGCAGCTCCACGCCGCGGGCTATCGGACCATCGCGATGGACCAGCGTGGCTACGCGCCCCGGGCCCGACCGCCACGGCGTCGCGACTACCGGGTCTCACTGCTCGCGCAGGACGCGGTCGCCGTGATCGACGCCGTCGCCGGGCCGGGCGGTGCCGTCCACGTCGTCGGCCACGACTGGGGTGCGATCGTCGCCTGGGCCCTCGCCCAGCACCACGCCGACCGGGTCCGCACCCTCACCGCCGTCTCGGTGCCCCACCCGGGCGCCTTCGTGTCCTCGCTCGTGCGCTCGGGCCAGCTGCTGAAGTCCTGGTACATGCTGGCCTTCCAGCTCCCGGTCCTGCCCGAGACGCTGCTCGGGCGGGTCCGCTCGGCGTCCGACCGGCAGCTCAGGCACGCCGGCATGACCCGAGCCGACGTGGACCGGGTGCGCACCGAGATCGTCGAGTCCGGGGCGCTGCCGCACGCGCTGGGGTGGTACCGCGCCCTGCCGTTCAACGACCCGCGCGACATGCGCGCCCGGGTCACCGTGCCGACGACCCTGGTCTGGAGCGACCAGGACGTGGCACTGGCCCGCTGGGGTGCGGAGCACACCGTCCGCTGGGTCGACGCGCCCTACCGCTTCGTCGAGCTCAACGGCGTCTCCCACTGGATCCCCACCCAGGCCCCCGACGCGCTGGTCGAGGCCGTCCTCGACCGCGTGGGCACCCCGGCGTCGTGAGCACCGACGAGCGCCCGCCCGTCCCGGAGCCCCTGCCGCACCCCGTCGTCGACAACCACTGTCACCTCGACATCGGTCGCGGGGGCGAGGCATGGGACACCCGGGAGGCGATCGATGCGGCCGCCGCGGTCGGCGTACCCCGGATCGTGCAGATCGGCTGCGACCTCCCCGGTGCCCGGTGGGCGGTGGCCGCCGCCGCGGAGCACCCTGAGCTCGTCGCCGGCGTCGCCCTGCATCCCAACGAGGCGCCGCGGATCCTCGAGCGCGACGGTCGCGCGGCGCTGGAGGCGGCGTGGGAGGAGATCGAGCGGCTCGCCGGAGCCCATGACCGGGTGCGGGCGGTGGGGGAGACCGGCCTCGACGCCTTCCGCACCGGCGCCGAGGGCCGCGCCGTGCAGGCGGAGTCGTTCCGGCGCCACATCGACATCGCCAAGCGGCTCGACAAGACCCTCGTCATCCACGACCGGGAGACCCACGACGAGGTGCTCGAGGTGATCGACGGCGAGGGCGCTCCGGACCGGTGGGTGATGCACTGCTTCTCCGGCGACGCGGACTTCGCCCGGGCCTGCCTCGACCGGGGGGCCTACCTCTCCTTCGCCGGGACGGTCACCTTCAAGAACGCCGCGCCGCTGCGCGAGGCGCTGCGGATCGTGCCCCGCGACCGGGTGCTGGTCGAGACCGACGCGCCCTATCTCACCCCGTCGCCCTTCCGCGGCCGCACCAACGCGTCGTACCTCGTCCCGCTGACGGTGCGCGCGATGGCCGCCGAGCGCGGGGACGACGTGACGGAGCTGTGTGCCGCCATCGACGCCACCACCGAGACCGCCTTCGGAGGCTCCTGGGGAGTGTGACAGGTGGGGCGGATGGGGCGCGGCGGCGTGAAACAGGTCACCCGACGGCGCGCTGAGGGCCCTCGCCAAGTTGCCATCGACGGTCGTGCCCTGCTCTCGTGGATGGCTGACGGCCGGGATCGGAGGCAGTTCTCCGGCCAGCTCACGCAGGGTCCGACACCCGCCGCGGCACGCGGCCGGGGGTCGGTCGGGCTGGTCGACCGAGGCCCGGGCAGTACGACGTTCGGAGAATCGTGCGACTTGCGCACCCCCAGCTCGCCCGGCTGACCCACGGCCGGAACCTCAAGGCCTCCCTCCTCAGGCTCGCCCACAGCCGCAAGGCCCTCGCCGGAACGGTCGTCGCGGTCCTCGTCACCGTCGCCGCGGTCACCTGGGGCTACTCCACGATGACCACCGACGTGCGGCTCTCCGTCGACGGCGAGGAGCGTGCGGTCACCACGATGGGCGCCACCGTCGGCGACGTCCTTCGTGAGGAGGGCATCGAGGTGTCCGAGCGCGACATCGTCGAGCCCGGACCCGACGAGCGGATCGAGGCGGGCGACCGGATCGCCGTGCTGTTCAGCCGCCCGGTCGAGCTGACCGTCGACGGCGCGACCAGCACGCACTGGGTGACCGCCACCGACGTCGAGGGAGCTCTCGCCGAGATCGGCACCCCCTACGCCGACGGCCGGCTCTCCACCAGCCGCTCCGCCGACATCGACCGCGGCGGCGCGGAGATCGAGGTCGTCACGCCCAAGGAGCTCACGTTCGTCCTCGCCGGTGCGAAGCCGGTCACCCAGCAGCTGCCCGCGCTCACGGTCGAGGACGCGCTGGCCCAGGTCGGCGTCCAGCTCGACGAGCACGACAAGGTGCGCCCGGCGCGGGGGACCGCGCTCGCGGCCGGCGACCGGATCGTCTTCACCGACATCGAGAAGCGCGAGCGCAGCGTGACCGGCGAGCGGGTCGCCGCGCCCGTCGAGAAGGTCTCCGACGACGCGCTCTACGAGGGCCAGACCGAGGTCGAGACCCCCGGGGTCGACGGTGCCCGCGACGTCACCTACCGGGTGACCGTACGCAACGGCACCGTCGTGCGCCGCGTCGTCCTGACCGCGACGGTGACCCGCGAGCCGACTCCCGAGGTCGTCAAGGTCGGCACCAAGCCGGTGATCGAGTCCGGCAACACCGTGTGGGACCGCCTCGCCCAGTGCGAGTCCGGTGGCAACTGGCGGATCAACACCGGCAACGGCTACTACGGCGGCCTCCAGTTCAGCCTCGGCACCTGGCGTGCCAACGGCGGCACCGGCTACCCCCATCAGGCCTCCCGCGAGACCCAGATCGCCATCGCCACGCGGCTGCGCGACCGGTCCGGCGGGTACGGCGCATGGCCCGGCTGTGCCGCCAAGCTCGGTCTGCCCCGCTGACCGGGAGCGGAGCCGATAGCCTGGGCCCCATGCCTGAAACCTCCGCTCCGCGGCTGCTCGGCCCGGCGGAGGTTCGGGAGCTGGCGGCGCGGCTCGGACTGCGCCCGACCAAGCAGCGCGGCCAGAACTTCGTCATCGACGCCAACACGGTGCGCCGCATCGTGCGCGAGTCCGGCGTCGCCGCGGACGAGGTCGTGGTCGAGGTCGGCCCGGGGCTGGGGTCGCTGACGCTGGCGCTGCTCGAGGCCGGCGCCGAGGTGACCGCGATCGAGGTGGACCCGCTGTTGGCCGGGGAGCTGCCCGCCACCATCGGCGCCTTCGCGCCCGGCCAGGCCGAGCGGTTCCGGGTCGTGCTCGCCGATGCCCTGAGCGTGACCGAGCTGCCCGGTCCGCCACCGCGGGCCCTGGTGGCCAACCTGCCCTACAACGTCTCCGTGCCGGTCCTGCTGCATCTGCTGGCCCTGCTGCCGTCGCTGGAGCACGGCCTGGTGATGGTGCAGGCCGAGGTCGCCGACCGGCTGGCGGCGGCACCGGGATCGAAGACCTATGGCATCCCCTCGGCGAAGGCGGCCTGGTTCGCCGACGTACGCCGGGCGGGCGCGATCGGGCGCAACGTCTTCTGGCCGGCCCCCAACGTCGACTCGGGCCTGGTCGCCTGGACCCGGCGCGAGCCGCCGACCGACCGGGTGGCGCGGGAGCAGGTGTTCGCGGTGATCGACGCCGCGTTCGCCCAGCGGCGCAAGGCGCTGCGCGGCGCGCTGCGCGCGATCGCCGGTGGCGCCGAGAAGGCGGAGGCCGCCCTGCGGACGGCGGGGATCGACCCGCTGACCCGCGGCGAGGCGCTCGGCATCGACGAGTTCGTGGCGATCACGGTCGCCCTCCAGGAGAGTCCCGACGCAGGGGAGAGTGCATGACGCAGGTGACGGTGCGGGCCCCCGCGAAGATCAACCTCCACCTCGGAGTCGGCGGGCTGCGGCCGGACGGCAAGCACGTCCTCGCGACGGTCTACCAGGCCGTCGGGCTGTACGACGACGTCACCGTCGCCGAGGCCGACGACTGGTCGGTCGCGATGACCGAGCCGATCGACGGCGTCCCCCTCGACGACACCAATATCGCCGTCCGCGCCGGCTGGGCGCTGACCGCCCACCACGGCATCGACCGGGCCGCCCGGATCACCATCGCCAAGGGGATCCCGGTCATGGGCGGCATGGCCGGCGGATCCGCCGACGCGGCCGCCACCCTGCTGGCGCTGGACCGGCTCTGGGACCTGCAGACCTCCGACGACGACCTGCTCCGGATCGCCGGCACGCTCGGCAGCGACGTACCGTTCGCGCTGCTCGGTGGCACCGCCCTCGGCACCGGCCACGGCGAGGTCGTCAGCCCCGTCGCCGACGCCAGCTCGGTGTGGTGGGTCGTGGTGCTCTCCGACGAGGGCCTCTCCACGCCCGCGGTCTACGGTCACTTCGACGAGCTGTCACCCGACGCTCCCGCCGCGCCGCCGATCCCGGACGACCTGATCGCCGCGCTCGGCACCGGCTACACCGACGAGATCGGCGACCTGCTCGCCAACGACCTGTGGCCCGCCGCCCGGGACCTGCGTCCCGACCTGGTCGATGTCGAGGTGCGGCTGCGCAGCATGGCGCCCGACGGCGTCCTCCTCTCCGGTTCCGGGCCGACCCTCCTCGTCCTGCACGAGGACGTCGAGGAGGCGCGGACCACCGTCGCGGAGCTGACCGAGCAGGGCCTGCGCTGCACGCTCGCCCCCGGCCCCGTCGCCGGTGCCCACGTGGTGACCTATGCCTGAGCCGCGCAGCCTGCTCAACCTGGAGCGGGTCTCGAAGTCGTACGGCGTCCGCCCGCTGCTCGCCGACGTCTCGCTCGGCGTCGGGGAGGGCGAGCGGATCGGCATCGTGGGCCGCAACGGCGACGGCAAGACGACGCTGCTGCGCATCATGACGGGCACCGAGGAGCCCGACGAGGGACGCGTCTCGCGCCAGCGGGGGCTCCTGGTCGGCGTGCTGTCCCAGCACGACGACTTCGACGACAGCCACACCGTGCGCGAGGTCGTGCTCCAGGGCAAGGCCGACCACGAGTGGGCGGCCGACGCGCGGCTGCGCGAGATCGTGGACGTGCTGCTGGCGGGCGTGGATCTCGACCGCGCCGTGCACGGCCTCTCCGGCGGCGAGCGCCGCCGATGCGCCCTGGCCGGCCTGCTGCTGGGCGACCACGACCTGGTCGTGCTCGACGAGCCGACCAACCACCTCGACGTCGAGGCGGTCGCCTGGCTGGCCGCCCACCTCGCCGCGCGGCCCTCCGCGCTGGTCGTCGTCACCCACGACCGCTGGTTCCTCGATGCCGTGTGCCAGCAGACCTGGGAGGTCCACGACGGCGTCGTCGACACCTACGAGGGCGGGTACGCCGCCTTCGTACTCGCCAAGGCGGAGCGCCAGCGCCAGGCCGCCGCCTCCGAGCAGCGCCGGCAGAACCTGGTCCGCAAGGAGCTCGCCTGGCTGCGGCGCGGCGCCCCAGCGCGTACCTCGAAGCCCAAGTTCCGCATCGACGCCGCCAACGCGCTCATCGAGGACGTGCCGCCACCACGCGACCGCCTCGAGTTGCAGCGGTTCGCCGCCCAGCGGCTGGGCAAGGACGTCATCGACGTCGAGGACGTCGACTTCGCGCGGGGCACCCGTCAGCTGCTCTCCCACGCCACCTGGCGCCTCGGGCCCGGGGACCGGGTCGGCCTGGTCGGCGTCAACGGCGCCGGCAAGACCTCGGTGCTCTCCCTGCTCTCCGGCGAGGCGGCCCCCCGTGTCGGCAAGGTGCGCCACGGCCGTACCGTCGCCCTCCAGCACCTCACCCAGGACGTCGAGGTCGACGACCCGGAGGCCCGGGTGCTGGCCACCGTCGAGTCGATCCGGCGCGTCACGAAGACCGCCGACGGCGAGATCAGCGCCACCTCGATGCTCGAGCGCTTCGGGTTCACCGGCGACAAGCTGACCGCCCGGATCGGTGACCTCTCCGGTGGCGAGCGGCGCCGGTTCCAGTTGCTCCGGCTGCTGCTGACCGAGCCCAACGTGCTGCTCCTCGACGAGCCGACCAACGACCTCGACATCGAGACCCTCAACGTCCTCGAGGACTTCCTCGACGGCTGGCCCGGCACCCTCGTCGTCGTCTCCCACGACAGGTACTTCCTGGAGCGGGTCACCGATTCGGTCTGGGCCCTGCTCGGCGACGGGCAGGTCTCGATGCTGCCTCGCGGCGTCGACGAGTACCTGGAGCGGAGGGCGGCGGCGATGCATCTCGACGTCGCCGCGCCGACCCCTCCCGCCGCGCCTGCCACGTCCGTGTCGTCGGGTGCCGGCGGAGGAGTGACTCCGCCGAAGGCCAAGGCCGGCTCCGCGGAGGAGCGGGCCGCGCGGAAGACCGTCGCCCGTCTCGACAAGGTCCTCGAGCGACTCGCCGCCCGCGAGGCGGAGCTGACCGCCGACCTCGCGGCCCACGCGACCGACCCCGAGCGGCTGACCGCGATCGGCACCGAGCTCGCCGCCCTGCAGGAGGAGAAGGATGCCGCCGAGCTGGAGTGGCTCGAGGCCGCCGAGGTACTGGGCTAGTCACGCGCGCCGGCCCGCGGTTCGACCGATCGCTTCTGGGAAGGTTGCGAGCATGACCCGATCCAGCATGCTGCACGGCGTCCGTCCGCGCGCGGGGCGCCGCGCGGCGCTCATGGTGGCGACCGGCCTCGTCGTCGCTCTCGTCCTCTCACTCGGCCCGCTGTCGCTGGGCCGGGCCGGCGCGGCGTCGGCCGCCGGCGGGTGGAAGAGCGTCAACGTCGCCCGCAGCACCCTCTTCTCGACCAACTTCTGGAGCTACGACGTCAACGCCAAGGGCGCCGGTGCGGCGGCCTGGGTCGACGGCAACGGGGAGCAGCGCCGGGTCCGGGTGGCGCGCCGGGCGCCCAACGGCGCGTGGGGCCGACCGCACACGCTCAGCGGCACCTTCTCCTGGAAGGGACTGCGCAACTACGCCGGCACCAACGACATCGCGATCGACGACCGGGGCAGGGTCACCGTCGTGTGGACCCAGTCGAAGGGGAAGAGCGTCGTGGTCCGGACCGTCTCGAGCAAGGGGAAGCGCGGCTGGTCCAAGCCGAGGACCCTGTCCGCCAAGGGTGATCGCACCGGCTTCCCCCGGATCGCGGTCTCCGGCAACGGGTACGCCGTCGTCCACTGGGCCGGCCACTTCGACGTCAAGGTCACCGACTTCACCCTCCACGCGGCGTACCGGGCCCCCGGCGGCGGGTG
This region of Nocardioides sp. L-11A genomic DNA includes:
- a CDS encoding type II toxin-antitoxin system VapB family antitoxin, whose amino-acid sequence is MATNLALDPQLIDVLEASGARTKKEAVTIALREYLAVRERATIVDLFGTIEWDTGFDHQAARRSRDRKLGLAD
- a CDS encoding HNH endonuclease, producing MDLATDARSTASLLSGLRAEVEGREASLVREWSGIVEWASDHVIAGPEGVATITEGYLDTGIPIAGPGAPLVSEFGLMELVAVLGRSPDGGKAYVGRVIECAWRLPHVYNAVTSGRLAPWRAERIADLTHPLSAEAAAYVDRQLWDASGVGWAQLERLVAEAVIRFDPERAEADRQTAADGRHFDISAVDEHGLVHLDGLLDAADGHDLNLAVARRAEVLGRLGDDSSLDVRRSKAAAELARQDLALDLLIPDPDTGEVVDTVPGRKVVLNVHVADTTLIGQNPFANPVGRWEEGRCPITSTQIREWVRARHTTVIVRPVIDLADHVPVGSYEIPDRHRTRVVLRDQTCRFPHCTRPAQACDIDHTRPYGEGGPTCPCNEVALCRRHHRAKTHSTWRYDTVTPGTYVWTSPNGHRFRVDHRGTHPIQTTSPPDE
- the rsmI gene encoding 16S rRNA (cytidine(1402)-2'-O)-methyltransferase: MSGVLVLAGTPIGQVGDAPPRLAAELATADVVAAEDTRRLRRLVADLGIELGGRVVSYFEGNEAARTPSLVEALVAGERVVLVTDAGMPSVSDPGYRLVAAAVEADIRVTAVPGPSAVLTALAVSGLPVDRFCFEGFLPRKAGERGRRLADLAGEQRTMVFFEAPHRTAAALAAMRDAFGPERAAVVCRELTKTHEEVRRDGLAALVDWAAQGVRGEVTIVVAGAVPGAAVATDPDSLRAAVAELEESGMRRKEAIAVVAGQAGLPKRDVYQVVHIDG
- a CDS encoding transglycosylase family protein — protein: MRLAHPQLARLTHGRNLKASLLRLAHSRKALAGTVVAVLVTVAAVTWGYSTMTTDVRLSVDGEERAVTTMGATVGDVLREEGIEVSERDIVEPGPDERIEAGDRIAVLFSRPVELTVDGATSTHWVTATDVEGALAEIGTPYADGRLSTSRSADIDRGGAEIEVVTPKELTFVLAGAKPVTQQLPALTVEDALAQVGVQLDEHDKVRPARGTALAAGDRIVFTDIEKRERSVTGERVAAPVEKVSDDALYEGQTEVETPGVDGARDVTYRVTVRNGTVVRRVVLTATVTREPTPEVVKVGTKPVIESGNTVWDRLAQCESGGNWRINTGNGYYGGLQFSLGTWRANGGTGYPHQASRETQIAIATRLRDRSGGYGAWPGCAAKLGLPR
- a CDS encoding alpha/beta fold hydrolase encodes the protein MAEPTARITTVERDGLVFDVLDAGPIDGEPILLLHGFPERATSWRLVAPQLHAAGYRTIAMDQRGYAPRARPPRRRDYRVSLLAQDAVAVIDAVAGPGGAVHVVGHDWGAIVAWALAQHHADRVRTLTAVSVPHPGAFVSSLVRSGQLLKSWYMLAFQLPVLPETLLGRVRSASDRQLRHAGMTRADVDRVRTEIVESGALPHALGWYRALPFNDPRDMRARVTVPTTLVWSDQDVALARWGAEHTVRWVDAPYRFVELNGVSHWIPTQAPDALVEAVLDRVGTPAS
- a CDS encoding TatD family hydrolase; translation: MSTDERPPVPEPLPHPVVDNHCHLDIGRGGEAWDTREAIDAAAAVGVPRIVQIGCDLPGARWAVAAAAEHPELVAGVALHPNEAPRILERDGRAALEAAWEEIERLAGAHDRVRAVGETGLDAFRTGAEGRAVQAESFRRHIDIAKRLDKTLVIHDRETHDEVLEVIDGEGAPDRWVMHCFSGDADFARACLDRGAYLSFAGTVTFKNAAPLREALRIVPRDRVLVETDAPYLTPSPFRGRTNASYLVPLTVRAMAAERGDDVTELCAAIDATTETAFGGSWGV
- a CDS encoding phospholipid carrier-dependent glycosyltransferase, giving the protein MTVIGLSRTALGRRVPLAVERAISPIRRLSGRDRLLGWLGPIGLTLLAFGLRVVGLGNPHRFAFDETYYAKDAWSLLNNGYVQTYLSDADGNTKTDINADILAGHTQGVWTGDPSLAVHPDVGKWLIALGEKAFGMDPFGWRIASAVAGALMVLVMCRLARRMTGSTMLGCIAGALLMLDGLHFVLSRLALLDIFLALFLLCGVSCLVADRDWHRARLAKRARRTPDGVALTGWGPLVLFRPWLLAAGGCFGLAVGTKWTALYPLAALGVLCWLWSAGARRSLGVRWALVKGAIIDGIPAFLSLVVVALLVYIATWGGWLAHADKYEESLSATQYRQYTGQGHCAKDDDAYVATDLDTTRKWPTATEKDASGLGEAWQSLRSLWYYHQDVYTFHTHFLNCSTHFYESKPSSWLLINRPVGVAVTNDISPDAPGCDAPAGSDCIKQVLLLPTPVLWWGGVVALLFAVVMWIGARDWRYGLTVVGALSAWLPWMMYDDRPIFLFYAIAILPFTVLALTLAIGALIGPSRAPSARRTAGVIVSGAFVVLTLVNFAWFWPIWTNQMLTHSEWLDRVWFSRWV
- a CDS encoding STAS domain-containing protein — encoded protein: MHVAERLSECSITSTGGPDAATLLVEGDLVVTTTAVLEGAVNVCLRGHPRRVAVDLTRVRFMDSAGITALLTCRGRAATQRARLVVTHPSPTLARVMRPEIRALLTVDPEAAVAPPPGPPPGPPPEPPPEPTVGQRRLLACLSCGATTAHVPGPRTLGADGEVIVQWWSCTACDEGNTLVG